GTTGTCCAATCGTTACTCCTTAATGGAAGAGTATACATATCGATTGTTTAGGTATGTGTGCGTGTGACTTACTTTATGTTAGGTTCACCACTCTCTATCTTCCAATAACTTAATAACCAACTTTACCCGCAACTTCGCTCGCGTGTATCTAATATAACAGTCTACAAAAAAAGTGACGAAATTAGTAACTCCTTTAAAAAGCAACAAATTAAGCGACGGATTTAGCGCTACCTAAAttagaatacaggtttttcgcaaatgcCACGggaaactatagtttttaccgggataagaggtaccctatgtccttcttcagactcttaattacctattttatatatacgtgatatttcaaaaattattccaATCAGTAGATAAGGTTATCTATGATTGTTGACAAATAcctacttttgcatttataaaattggggttttactaatattttacagGAGGTCTGAAGAAAAGAAGACTATGAAAGCACCTAAAGGCGGCAAGCGGAAGGGCCAGGGTAACGCAACCAACTTTTCTGCTAAAAAGCCCAAGGCTGGAAAAGGCCAGAGGAATCCGAGCAAGAAGAATCCTGGTCGCAAGAGGAGATAaactgtaatatttataagtacatacaataTACTGTAAGgagtttaaaagtttttttattttttacttcaatCCCCTGTATATTAAAAACGATCGCTGTCTTGTAGAGGCTGGTTCTAACTCAACATTCTTATGGTGTTGGCATCCATTTCAGAACTGCATCAAGCAGaaaagctttttattatgatacatacaaatgaaagcttaattttatcaaatttaccCCTGATGCCGGTAGTTGTACCAGTAGAACTACTAGGACTATTCTTCCCAATAAACTACCTAGTAAGAACACTGAGAATTTTGATCCCACTACACTTATCGGTTAAACAAATCTGTAATAACTGTAGGAAGACTTTTCCATTTACCTTTCTGTTATTTCCAATGAGTTAGAATTTGCGCTCGCACCTAAGAGGAGTGTGCGGGATCATCTGCTCTTATAAGCCACATAGaccttataaattaaacactagataaaatttaaaatataatttattaacaatttcaAATTGAACTAGTGTCGCTCCAGTTTCAAATCCATCGATTTCTTTCCTTGTATTTACTGCTGCATTTACGGAggattgataaaaaaaatctgttaaaatGCAATTCTAATAAGTTAGTTGTTGTGGTGGGCGGCCAGTTTGGCCAAAatcattgttattaaaaagagattaaatcaatttcagcatgaaaaaatctttttggaTTGGTGACATATTGAAATTCGGCAagtcaattaataattttgttaagcACAGATTGTAGTACCTATTCGGTATTATCTGAATGTATTTTAGTCATTATTGAATTAAGATCGAATAACACATTCACCATTTCATGTCacaaactaacaaaaataGCTATTGTGAACCACCTGTTtacgtttctttttttcatagtcATTTTTCACTTCCAACTTTAAGCCGATTATATATCAAGGAGAAGGTATAATACTGTATAGAACGCCTACCGCCTAAATCGCAGCTACACGAACAACACCACTACAGACACTAAAGCTGTATTGGAAGCAACTACGGTTACATTATTGACATTGCTATTAAAACATTAGCGTGACGTACACGATTTAGCAATGTGTGACTACATGATATATTATACAACATGAACATAACATAGCGCCATGGTGGGCGGTAGTACAAAGTATAAATGGATAAATAAAGTCAaacacatattattatatgttggTCTAACATGATTCGCAggacttttaaatattttaaaataaaagtgaccGCAATACGACcaaatattatactttttatgcTGTATGTGTCATCACGCTAACCCACTAGGACTACTTACATTTACTATTGCTATCTTTTTTAACAACTAGAACTACCTTATAAATGGGTACAATTGTCACAAAATAGAACTTCTGATATTTGTTCATAAAGGTAACAGGTCGTGCTTCACAACCGCGGACAAGCTAATTATGGAATTtaggaaatatttatttatcgtgttaatttttttttatcgaattTTGACCTTATGTGTAAACCGTGAGGTAATTTCTTTCAATTATGAATGAAATCTTCGGATGACTGGTAAACAGACTCCAAAGAATGATAGTTTCATTGGAATTatgcttaaataaatattacttggaaaataattttcgataaaatctattttattagtacCAACCCTATGCCTATCTCTAATTGGTGAACTTGAAACcgcattatatatttttctattattctGCCTTATATGTTACAATGACTATGAATAATAAGAActatgtttacaaaaataaacttttcgtTCACCAATAAGAGGACATGACACACTTCACATTAGATCAAAGAAAGAAGGAGATCCAGACTTGTTTATAGGGAATATATTaatgtttgtaataattaaCACGGTCTGTTATATCTGTAGTCTCCCAATAAGtcgtttctattttattattaataacataaatgcTTTGGATGCCATTGCTTGCATTATACTCCGAATAATGACATGACAACGCGTAACAAGAAACGATCTGTATCAAATATCCACTTCTTTCCATGATCTCGTCTTCCATTTATTTCCTATCTACCCCAAGTGGCAACCATGTTGCGGACAGCGCAGAAACTACGGCTCAACTACAGCTCTAGAAATTCGATCGTCAGCACGTTGCCCCAGTCGGCGAGTTTCTGCCACAACAAATAACAATCACACTCACACATTTgtcacaataaattaaatagattgcagaatgttaaacaaaaatataacttcaaagaatattttatgagaaaaattTTGGAAATCAATTTAGCAGGAATTAATGAActtcaaaaaattacaactCATAAAGTATGCAAAGTTTTTACTATATTAACTGACAATGTGTCAGACgttgttattttgttgttgATATTGGATATGGCTAGCTAATAACCCTGTATTAATAATTGAGGTTTGATATTTCATGCGGCTGTCTTTTGGTTTGGCATTACTTTGACTCTAACCCGTACCGTGACAGACAGAGAAATCTGACcaagtcaaaatattaattttgcgaTATCTacgtgaaaaacaaaaatcttttctcaCTAAACATGTTTTCTCTGCTCAAATTCTTTGACtatacattttcttatatgtttatttagtaactgaaatataaaacttattcaAGAAAGAGGTCATTGGTTTCTTTGCTCGTCCGTCACTGTAACTAAAGGGGACAGATcacaataacttttttaacatTAGACTAATTggcatatataaaatttaagtacttaaataataaatttggcacgcaatttttttcacaaaatggTTGCTTAGGTTTTCTCCGTCCCCTTTTCAAGaccgatttttttaaacacaaccatcttcaatataataaaatatttcatttccatttattaattaaaaaataatcatacatCAATTGACTACTTGTAAACAAATGCGTAAATTCACGTTCACCTCATACAGATAGTTCaatattgtaacaaaatattcaattcaattccatGTGCTTATGTTTCTCAATCATCGATTATAGAGAGAACcgtgatttaaatattaaaaatagctACAGATTTTAACTAGAATAACAAAATTACGcgaatatgtatttttgatgTTATCAGTTCAGTTTTATGGCCATAAATATTCACCTCATTAAGAAGAATATTTCTTCTCACAGgataattattaatactttatgcagttatttttagaacaggtacaattaacaaacaaaagaaaagtctttggtactttttattaaatcattatgGTGGGCGGCAATCTTTTTCCCGCCACTGCCTTAAAGACCATCCCATTAAAGTATTAAGCTCATGTTTTTGTCAGATAATTTAACGCTATCTATATGAGGTGGAAATTGTTTACACATATCTTGAAGGGAAGGAGTATAATCAAGGAATAGAAAAATTGTTTCATCTATTTAACATTGTCAACAGTTTATGTCTAATCACTACCTTAAAAGGCTACATGATATTTATAAACCAATTCTTTATATTAATAGTAAAGTTTCAAtagtaaatatacttaataaaagttaaataaacgACCGCATAGTACATTTGCGGTCTTTAGATGATtccattataaattttaaccaaGATATACAATGTACAAACGACGGCACATTAATCTACCCAGCTTTATTGCATTTTGGCATCAATGACGACGATATAGAGATCTACGCAGGGTCACTTAACATGTGGTAGATTGTACAACAAAATACAAGTAGAAAAATTTtacagtatatattttttcgtaTAACAtagtaaataaagatattttgatACCATTTAAAGAATATAAGTTTCTTACATTTAATTCCTATCACAGGTGTTTATTTCTACGATAGCAGGTAAATCGCTGCAAAATatagtatgtaaatatatagcAACTTTGATAAATAGTTTATATTCCCTTTACACTATgcattttacttaaaaagtaaatgtgCTTGGCTTATTCACTTAATTTGCATTTGAGTATTAACGGAACGTAGCTATGGAATAATTGGTACCGGTACATTTTTGGGTTAAGTACCAGAAGTggaataaactttttatattggtcTTCTGCACTCCTACATCTCTAACTGAATTCCGTATTGCAATCCAATGATAAGCTcccgcgaaaaactatcgctctttcgctttttattatagcGTGAAACGGGATAGTGATagcttttcgcgcgataaaacgGTGTGCGTGTCATACTACGGGGGCTGTGTCTCAAGTTGTATAAATTGTTGGTACATTACTTATTGGGACAGCCGCCTGAAGGGAAAATTTACCTTGGTTTTGGtttaatgtatattatatttaaaatcaatgatAAGGTTAGTCAaccccaaaataaaaaagaggattGAATATGGCTGTTGTAGtctgaattatttaataaaatgatgattCTAAGAGACTTGTAGGAGCACAATGagaccattttttttaattataatcaatACTTTGACTGCGAAAGCACTTTTTGCACACAGTATAAACATCTGACTCAGCATCGTGTTTTCCTTTATAGTGGCACACAATATGCACAAGCTTCAAGTTTTTCCTTGTAAATATCTGTAGATAATACCTATCAGTTTCAATATGACCCAAATTGGATTCTTTCTCGCACAAATTGCATTTTATGTCACCATTATAAAGACATTCGATCGCTTCTAATATTTTCGGGATAATGGACCTTGATAGCTCGACTTTATGGTCTAAATTCCATGTCTGGAAGATTATCCTTTCCTCCCGGCTCCTGTAAGGGTTAATTTCGTGTCCATCATAGTTACAGTCATTCTTATTCCAAAGACCTCCGCATTGGAAAAGGCCCGTTTCGTCACAAAGCCGAGCATTCTTATTGGCTTTTCGGTTGAAATATGTCTCATTGTACTTGTTACTCTCAAGAAGTTTACGCAAGTCTGTAAGGAACTGTTCTATGAGCTTCTTCCCTTTGCCATTTTTAGAGTTTACATACAGTTCAGATGACTGCAGAGCCGTCTTGGTTTTGTAGTAGTAGCCCCTCATTCGGTCTTTGACGCGTTTCGACATTGACTGCTCTTTAGTTTTTTCGTTTAGCTCTAAACCTGAAAATAGTACAATTTATTGCTTTATACAtgagaaaattgttttttttttatttttaatggcgTGAGTCTCTGTTATACCTTACCTATCTGGAGACCAGCTCgaggtgcgcctttgaccacaATCCTTAATTGGGTAAGTTCATGCACACATCTAAGTAAATGCCCGTAGCACAGTCACGCGCGACGAAATTTTTATCACGCGAAAAATACcactgtttcgctttttataatgACATGAACCGGGACAGCGTGCCATGCTATGGGGACTGAATTATAAAGCTTGAAATAGCGATTAGAGATTTTGGAAGTTATAGCCATGGCTATTCAATAACTAGTATTTACAAATGACTTTGAAAaagtaatcttttttttatatataaaaatttaatttacaactcTTGTTACCTTCAAACCACTGTGGGTCCTGAGTCCGTTCACTGAGCATAGTACGAGCATCATCAGCGGCTGCAATGTACCGCTGAAACGTTTTGAATTTCTCCCTTATGTTGGTGCTCAGGAACTCCTTGGCGGCCTCCCCGGTGTCTATGTAGTCTTTCTTGGTGGACCGGATCATATTGTAGAAGAAATCAAagtctagaaaaaaatatataaataaaggtataaatatgtatatataaaattcatattatgCATGTCCTTGATATTCACTTGCTACGATTTTaagatatctttttatttatctatatattttttaaagaggCTTTTATCACTTGGTGTGACTACGCCTGCTTCATTGGGAACTTTCAAGCGAAGAGTTGaagaatttttatgaaaagtatCATGTgggattttgtaaaaggcaactatgAGAAAGACcattaaatttgagattcttcatgcaacctgacactattttaatctcaattctatccttaaaacatacatctgcatgtggcctttcagtcttttcaaggcagTTGGCTTTGTGTACCacacaagggataaaaacgtgacatATGTATTTGTTAGCTGTGTCTCTTTGGATAACTGTGTCCTCTTCTGTAGACCACTTATAACTAATACTTGCTGTAAATTGCAATGAGTTTCATGGAAGGGTGGTGAacagataaattttaattcggCCTAATTTAATAGCATGAAAAATGTTGTATAACTCTAAAAAGAAATCAACAAAAAGAATGAGTTTCTTAATGGGATTCTGCTTACAGCAGTAAGTAAATCCTACTAATGTAAGAAAAGGatgtgtttgtgtttgttacttttttacacaaaaactactgattgtaatttcatgaaactttgcaATAATAAAGCTAAGACATTTAAATCCATCAGTTTTTAATAAgactaatttaattatacttaaatt
The Amyelois transitella isolate CPQ chromosome 12, ilAmyTran1.1, whole genome shotgun sequence DNA segment above includes these coding regions:
- the LOC106142657 gene encoding DNA fragmentation factor subunit beta; its protein translation is MKKGYKVTDVKREKKIGIAAENLEELIEKSRKKLGFNVSCADCRLFVAEDGTIVDDDDYLESLPPQTLFILLKNSEKMVTDFDFFYNMIRSTKKDYIDTGEAAKEFLSTNIREKFKTFQRYIAAADDARTMLSERTQDPQWFEGLELNEKTKEQSMSKRVKDRMRGYYYKTKTALQSSELYVNSKNGKGKKLIEQFLTDLRKLLESNKYNETYFNRKANKNARLCDETGLFQCGGLWNKNDCNYDGHEINPYRSREERIIFQTWNLDHKVELSRSIIPKILEAIECLYNGDIKCNLCEKESNLGHIETDRYYLQIFTRKNLKLVHIVCHYKGKHDAESDVYTVCKKCFRSQSIDYN